Proteins encoded in a region of the Mucilaginibacter sabulilitoris genome:
- a CDS encoding MBL fold metallo-hydrolase — protein MNITFHGAARNVTGSKHLIRLKDDTTILLDCGMFQGMGEQSEDLNEHFGFNPKKVDYLVLSHAHIDHCGLIPRLVAEGFNGPIFCTSATMDLARILLMDSAHIQMQDAEYSNKHRVRKGLPPETPLYTDEQAMAALRLFKIVEYHEEFEITPRVKLTFTDAGHILGSTAVHLSILEDGKLTHITFSGDVGRYDDLLLNDPETFEQSEYILLESTYGDSLHKELGPIEDALLDIVRQTCEIKKGKLIIPAFSVGRTQELLYALNALEMRGVLPDLHYYVDSPLSQKATEVLMNHPEVYNKGVKEVLKTDANPFGFKGLRFIQSTEESKALNNDQRPCVIISSSGMAEAGRVKHHIKNNISNNKNTILMVGYCEPSSLGGRLLNGDHEVHIFGEMYEVKAEVRSIKSMSAHGDYEDLLRFLTCQDPEKVKKIFLVHGEYEVQQHFSGKLKEKGFKHVEIPYQHQKIELE, from the coding sequence ATGAATATAACTTTTCATGGCGCTGCCCGTAACGTTACCGGCAGTAAGCATTTGATCAGGCTGAAGGATGATACTACCATTCTGCTTGATTGCGGCATGTTCCAGGGCATGGGCGAACAATCTGAGGACCTTAACGAGCATTTTGGATTTAACCCTAAAAAAGTTGATTACCTGGTACTTTCGCACGCACATATTGACCATTGCGGTTTAATACCCAGGCTGGTGGCCGAAGGATTTAACGGACCAATATTTTGCACATCGGCCACTATGGATCTGGCCCGCATACTGCTGATGGATTCGGCACACATACAAATGCAGGATGCAGAATACAGTAACAAACACCGCGTCCGAAAAGGGCTTCCACCGGAAACCCCGTTATATACCGATGAGCAGGCTATGGCGGCCTTACGATTGTTTAAAATAGTAGAGTATCATGAGGAATTTGAAATAACGCCACGAGTAAAACTTACTTTTACCGATGCCGGGCATATTTTGGGCAGCACGGCAGTGCATTTATCTATACTGGAAGATGGCAAGCTTACCCATATTACCTTTAGCGGTGATGTTGGCCGTTATGATGATTTGCTGCTAAATGATCCAGAAACGTTTGAACAGTCTGAATATATTTTGCTGGAATCGACTTACGGCGACTCATTACATAAAGAGCTGGGGCCGATTGAGGATGCCTTGCTTGACATCGTCAGGCAAACCTGCGAGATCAAGAAGGGGAAATTGATTATCCCGGCATTTAGCGTTGGCCGCACACAAGAATTATTGTATGCTTTAAACGCACTTGAAATGCGTGGTGTATTACCGGATTTACATTATTATGTAGATAGCCCGCTGTCGCAAAAAGCTACCGAGGTGCTCATGAACCATCCGGAGGTATATAACAAGGGTGTTAAGGAAGTTTTAAAAACTGACGCCAACCCGTTTGGCTTTAAAGGCTTGCGTTTTATACAGTCGACCGAAGAATCAAAAGCTTTGAATAACGACCAGCGCCCCTGCGTTATTATATCCTCATCGGGCATGGCCGAGGCGGGACGGGTAAAGCACCATATTAAAAACAATATCAGCAATAATAAAAACACCATTTTAATGGTGGGCTATTGCGAACCCAGCTCGCTGGGCGGCCGTTTATTAAACGGCGACCATGAAGTACACATTTTTGGTGAAATGTATGAGGTTAAGGCCGAGGTAAGATCTATCAAATCGATGAGCGCTCATGGCGATTATGAAGACCTGTTACGTTTCCTCACTTGCCAGGATCCTGAAAAAGTAAAAAAGATATTCTTGGTACATGGCGAATACGAGGTGCAGCAGCATTTTAGCGGCAAACTAAAAGAGAAAGGGTTTAAACATGTTGAAATCCCATACCAGCACCAGAAAATTGAGCTGGAATAA
- a CDS encoding M20/M25/M40 family metallo-hydrolase: MKLKLLFSCLISAGIALPVIAQETVNPAAVQKIREEGLNHSKVMETAFYLTDVSGPRLANSPGLRRAQNWAVNQLKTWGLVNAKLEPWGTFGKGWEVQKNYAAITVPYYHAIIAIPKAWTPGTNGLIKGDVVVVKADSAIDLDKYKGKLQGKIVIFDVKPLVERTLKPDAIRYTDEELAEMANATPQPQAAPADINSPQFAAIRKARAFQTALRSFVYDEKAALILSQARGTDGTVFTTNGASYADTAKAVAPELETSSEDYQRILRLAKGGQKVEMEADIKTQFLTDDLQGYDVVAEIPGTDKKLKEQVVMIGGHLDSWHAATGATDNAAGSAVMMEAVRILKAINFKPKRTIRIALWSSEEQGLFGSKGYVLNHFGDPKTMQLKPEQAKLSAYYNLDNGTGKIRGIYLQGDSAVAPIFKKWQEPFNDLGATTLTIRNTGGTDHLSFDAVGIPGFQFIQDPIDYSSRTHHSNQDTYDRLIEDDLKQAATIVASFVYNTSERAEMIPRKELPKAQPAK, translated from the coding sequence ATGAAACTAAAGTTACTTTTTTCATGCCTCATCTCTGCAGGCATTGCTTTACCTGTAATTGCTCAGGAAACTGTTAACCCCGCTGCTGTTCAAAAAATACGCGAAGAAGGGTTGAACCACTCCAAAGTAATGGAAACAGCGTTTTATTTAACAGATGTTTCCGGTCCGCGGCTGGCCAATTCTCCGGGATTAAGGCGCGCGCAAAACTGGGCGGTTAATCAATTAAAAACCTGGGGACTGGTGAACGCCAAACTGGAGCCATGGGGTACGTTTGGCAAAGGCTGGGAAGTGCAGAAAAATTATGCGGCAATCACAGTGCCCTATTATCATGCTATTATAGCTATCCCCAAAGCCTGGACGCCTGGCACTAATGGCCTCATCAAAGGCGATGTTGTGGTGGTAAAGGCCGATTCTGCAATTGATCTGGATAAATACAAGGGTAAGCTGCAAGGAAAGATTGTGATATTTGACGTGAAACCATTGGTAGAGCGCACGCTTAAACCGGATGCCATTAGGTATACTGACGAAGAGCTTGCCGAAATGGCCAATGCAACACCCCAACCTCAAGCTGCTCCAGCTGATATTAATTCGCCCCAGTTTGCTGCTATCCGTAAAGCCCGCGCTTTTCAAACAGCATTAAGAAGCTTTGTATATGATGAAAAGGCTGCGCTGATTTTAAGCCAGGCCCGTGGTACCGATGGTACTGTATTTACAACCAACGGTGCGTCATACGCCGATACAGCTAAAGCGGTGGCGCCCGAACTGGAAACCAGTAGTGAAGATTACCAGCGTATTTTGCGCCTGGCAAAGGGCGGCCAAAAAGTAGAGATGGAAGCTGACATTAAAACCCAGTTTTTAACAGACGACCTTCAGGGTTATGATGTAGTGGCCGAAATACCAGGCACTGATAAAAAATTAAAAGAGCAGGTTGTTATGATAGGCGGTCACCTTGATTCATGGCATGCTGCTACCGGTGCTACCGATAATGCTGCCGGCAGCGCGGTAATGATGGAAGCCGTACGTATTTTGAAGGCCATAAACTTTAAACCCAAACGTACTATACGTATTGCCTTGTGGAGCTCGGAAGAGCAGGGTTTGTTTGGTTCAAAAGGATATGTATTAAATCACTTCGGTGATCCTAAAACCATGCAGCTTAAACCCGAACAGGCTAAATTATCCGCTTATTATAACCTGGATAATGGTACCGGCAAAATACGGGGCATTTATTTACAGGGTGATTCGGCCGTGGCACCGATATTTAAAAAATGGCAGGAACCGTTTAATGACCTGGGCGCAACAACCTTAACCATCAGGAATACCGGCGGGACAGACCATCTTTCTTTTGACGCGGTGGGTATCCCCGGTTTTCAGTTTATACAAGACCCTATTGATTATAGTTCACGTACGCACCATAGTAACCAGGATACGTACGATCGTCTGATAGAGGACGATCTCAAACAGGCTGCAACCATTGTAGCCTCATTTGTCTACAATACTTCTGAACGTGCCGAAATGATACCACGCAAGGAGCTGCCAAAAGCACAGCCTGCAAAGTAA
- a CDS encoding bleomycin resistance protein encodes MLQIAIPVLASLNEANTVKFYTEKLGFAFHASWDGYLILSRDGIYIHLWPCANAAIAKSTSCYIIVNEVEKLYAEYKSAGVVHPENELQDRPWKMKEFSILDNNGNLIHFGQDISGVN; translated from the coding sequence ATGCTGCAAATCGCCATACCTGTTTTAGCATCATTAAATGAAGCCAATACCGTGAAGTTTTACACCGAAAAACTGGGATTTGCATTTCATGCCAGTTGGGATGGATATTTGATCCTGAGCCGCGACGGAATTTATATCCATTTGTGGCCCTGCGCTAATGCTGCAATTGCAAAAAGCACCAGTTGTTATATTATTGTAAACGAAGTTGAAAAGTTATATGCCGAATATAAATCAGCAGGTGTTGTTCATCCGGAAAACGAACTGCAAGACAGACCCTGGAAGATGAAAGAATTCAGCATATTGGATAATAATGGCAACCTAATCCATTTCGGTCAGGATATTTCGGGAGTTAATTAA
- a CDS encoding response regulator transcription factor yields MKKILLVEDDANLGLLLQDYLQLKGKFDVVLCKDGEEGLRAFTKQVYDLLILDVMMPKKDGFTLGKDIRKINPHVPIIFATAKGMIEDKMQAFNLGGDDYITKPFRIEELLLRINALLKRTESTDKKEEEKQTTFKIGRYIFDYTTQIITIGDAQQKLSTKEAELLRLLCMRKNEVLTREEALLNIWHDDNYFNGRSMDVFLSKIRKYLKDDPSVEIINVHGRGYKLLIN; encoded by the coding sequence ATGAAGAAAATACTACTGGTTGAGGACGATGCCAATTTGGGTTTACTGTTGCAGGATTATCTGCAATTGAAGGGTAAATTTGATGTTGTTTTGTGTAAAGACGGCGAGGAAGGCTTGCGTGCCTTTACCAAACAAGTGTATGACCTGCTGATATTAGACGTGATGATGCCTAAGAAGGACGGTTTTACCCTGGGTAAGGACATCAGGAAGATAAACCCGCATGTGCCTATTATTTTTGCCACAGCCAAAGGTATGATCGAAGATAAAATGCAGGCCTTTAACCTGGGTGGCGACGATTATATCACCAAGCCATTCCGTATTGAAGAACTGCTGCTCCGCATTAATGCCTTGCTTAAAAGAACCGAGAGTACCGATAAAAAGGAAGAAGAAAAACAGACTACATTTAAGATAGGCCGCTATATATTTGATTATACTACACAGATCATTACTATAGGCGATGCGCAGCAAAAGCTTTCAACCAAAGAGGCCGAACTGCTTCGCTTATTATGCATGCGGAAAAACGAAGTGCTTACCCGCGAAGAAGCCTTGCTGAATATATGGCACGATGATAATTACTTTAACGGCCGCAGCATGGACGTGTTTTTGAGCAAAATACGCAAGTATTTAAAGGATGATCCCAGTGTAGAGATCATAAACGTACATGGCCGGGGCTATAAACTGCTTATTAATTAA
- a CDS encoding sensor histidine kinase: MKKRSIGLIIGLMGFALLGVMAMQLYFLRQSYQMQSELFDRSVNEALNNVVSKVSKQDAVNFLSNKAQGSITAGNDSNAGIRVLKSNANKPYAYKKNKKQSLREKKIAILRDSLERMIMHKKMDDELANLLQQESSVDFQVKVEEYTDEFGVVHGRFTPQIVRTRITRTINRPKKLHKYDTLRYVYIDPQFGKQLISVPQINPLWQREQIRKQKERQVAQIKKMLETDSLQNLNSGKTTVIENLAEEYRKTGEPLKKRVNPFWIDSLLRFELHNKGIFLPFSYEVTTASSDSLIFSSATDNDGNKPMFIAANTYQTPIFSKDVINDPGKIKLAFPQKNSLILRNMTATVGTSGGLLAVLIFCFGYTIFSILKQKKVSEMKIDFINNMTHEFKTPVSTIMIASEALKDNEIAEDKSRVSRLANIIFEENARLGSHIERVLNVARIEKDDFKLDKKPLDVNDMIAVVLDSMALKLHKHNAKTTLNLTNENTVIVADELHFSNVLYNLIDNAIKYSATAPEITISTVVKSGQVLIRVADKGIGMSRDQQTKIFEQFYRIPTGNLHDVKGFGLGLSYVNTIVKRLNGTISVKSEKEKGSEFELKFLLA, from the coding sequence ATGAAGAAAAGAAGCATCGGGTTAATTATTGGGTTAATGGGTTTTGCGCTTTTGGGTGTAATGGCCATGCAATTGTACTTTTTAAGGCAATCGTACCAGATGCAATCTGAATTGTTTGACCGTTCGGTAAATGAGGCGCTTAACAATGTGGTGTCAAAAGTTAGTAAACAGGACGCTGTTAATTTTTTAAGCAATAAGGCACAGGGCAGTATTACCGCAGGTAATGATAGCAACGCAGGAATACGGGTGTTGAAAAGTAATGCCAACAAGCCGTACGCGTATAAAAAGAATAAAAAGCAATCCCTGCGCGAAAAGAAGATTGCCATATTACGCGATAGCCTGGAGCGGATGATCATGCATAAAAAAATGGATGATGAACTGGCTAATTTGCTGCAGCAGGAAAGTTCGGTTGATTTTCAGGTAAAGGTTGAGGAATATACAGATGAGTTTGGTGTGGTACACGGCCGTTTTACTCCGCAAATTGTACGAACACGCATTACCCGTACCATAAACCGACCAAAAAAGCTGCATAAATATGATACCTTAAGGTATGTATATATCGATCCGCAGTTTGGTAAACAGCTAATTTCGGTACCACAGATAAATCCTTTATGGCAGCGAGAGCAGATACGCAAGCAAAAGGAACGACAGGTTGCCCAAATCAAGAAAATGCTGGAAACAGACTCGCTGCAAAACCTCAACAGCGGCAAAACCACTGTAATTGAAAACCTTGCCGAAGAATACCGTAAAACCGGTGAACCTTTGAAAAAACGAGTAAACCCGTTCTGGATTGACTCTTTACTTCGTTTTGAGTTGCATAACAAAGGCATCTTTTTGCCCTTCAGTTATGAAGTAACCACGGCCAGCAGTGATTCGCTCATATTTTCGAGCGCTACCGATAACGATGGTAACAAACCCATGTTTATAGCTGCAAATACCTATCAAACGCCCATATTCAGCAAAGATGTGATTAACGATCCGGGTAAAATTAAGCTGGCATTTCCGCAAAAAAATTCGCTCATATTAAGAAACATGACCGCCACTGTAGGTACTTCGGGAGGTTTACTGGCAGTGCTGATATTTTGTTTCGGTTATACCATCTTTTCCATCCTCAAACAAAAAAAGGTATCGGAAATGAAGATCGATTTCATTAATAATATGACCCACGAGTTTAAAACACCCGTGTCAACCATTATGATAGCCAGTGAGGCTTTAAAGGATAATGAAATTGCTGAGGATAAAAGCCGCGTGTCGCGCCTGGCTAATATTATATTTGAAGAGAACGCGCGGCTGGGCAGTCATATTGAACGTGTACTGAACGTTGCCCGTATTGAAAAGGATGATTTTAAACTGGACAAAAAGCCGCTTGATGTAAATGATATGATAGCTGTTGTGCTGGATAGCATGGCACTTAAACTGCATAAGCATAATGCGAAAACTACCCTTAACCTTACCAATGAAAATACGGTAATTGTTGCCGATGAGCTGCATTTTTCAAATGTGTTGTATAACCTGATTGATAATGCCATAAAATACAGCGCTACAGCGCCCGAGATAACGATAAGCACAGTGGTTAAAAGTGGGCAGGTACTCATCAGGGTGGCAGATAAGGGCATAGGCATGAGCCGCGATCAGCAAACAAAAATATTTGAACAATTTTACCGTATACCTACCGGTAACCTGCACGATGTTAAGGGATTTGGGTTAGGGCTGAGCTACGTAAATACCATTGTCAAAAGACTGAACGGTACTATAAGCGTAAAATCTGAAAAGGAAAAAGGCTCGGAGTTTGAACTGAAATTTCTGCTGGCCTAA
- a CDS encoding DUF3127 domain-containing protein: MEVKGKVYEVSPTVQVTESLKKRELILEYIENPQYPEYLKFEAIQDRCALLDNVKVGDDVEVFFNLKGRPWTDKTGKKSYFNSLQLWRVNALAAGAGSATTPEYAAPSSDISSSNDDDDLPF, from the coding sequence ATGGAAGTTAAAGGTAAGGTATATGAAGTGTCGCCAACAGTGCAGGTAACTGAATCACTAAAAAAACGCGAACTGATACTTGAATATATTGAGAACCCTCAATATCCCGAATATTTAAAATTTGAAGCTATACAGGATCGCTGCGCCCTATTAGACAATGTTAAGGTAGGCGATGATGTTGAAGTTTTCTTTAACCTGAAAGGCCGCCCATGGACTGATAAAACAGGTAAAAAAAGCTATTTCAACTCCCTGCAGCTATGGAGAGTAAATGCGCTGGCAGCAGGTGCAGGCAGCGCAACTACACCAGAATATGCGGCGCCATCGTCAGATATCAGCTCATCAAATGATGACGACGATCTGCCGTTTTAA
- a CDS encoding THUMP domain-containing class I SAM-dependent RNA methyltransferase: MQVFHTESKIVITCNKRLSPYLQQEVEELGFTPTRVFQTGVELLGTVTDTIALNLNLRCASQVLYLLKSFKAANPNELYEELVTIEWEKLIDFAGYFSVSSNVNNEHILTPLFANVKVKDAIADRIKSVKGIRPNSGAEANKTLIHLYWQDDNADIFIDSSGETLAKHSYRKIPGKAPMLEALAASTIMATRWDRKSTFINPMCGSGTLAIEAALLATDKCPGLFRMNYGFMHILGYDETVFFTERRKLKDKAKKETNFKIIATDISADAVDIAQKNAKTAGVEHLIDFNVCDFEDTEVPGDAGVVMFNPEYGERLGVHSKLEATYKRMGDFMKKKCLGYRGYIFTGNPDLAKKIGLRPARRIEFYNGKLDCRLLEYELYEGSKREPKEV; encoded by the coding sequence ATGCAAGTTTTCCACACCGAAAGTAAAATCGTAATTACCTGTAACAAAAGACTGTCGCCTTACCTGCAGCAGGAAGTTGAGGAATTGGGTTTTACACCTACCCGTGTTTTTCAAACCGGAGTTGAATTATTGGGTACTGTTACTGATACCATTGCCCTAAACCTTAACCTGCGCTGCGCAAGCCAGGTACTGTACTTATTAAAAAGCTTTAAAGCAGCCAACCCCAATGAGCTTTATGAAGAGCTGGTTACCATTGAATGGGAAAAACTGATAGATTTCGCCGGATATTTTTCCGTATCGTCAAACGTTAATAACGAACATATCCTTACCCCGTTGTTTGCCAATGTAAAGGTTAAAGATGCCATTGCCGACAGAATAAAATCGGTAAAAGGTATACGGCCAAACTCAGGGGCCGAGGCTAATAAAACCCTGATTCACCTGTACTGGCAGGATGACAATGCCGATATTTTTATTGATTCATCCGGCGAAACGCTGGCCAAACACAGCTACCGTAAAATACCGGGCAAGGCTCCTATGCTCGAAGCTTTGGCTGCATCAACCATTATGGCTACCCGCTGGGACAGGAAGAGCACCTTTATTAACCCCATGTGCGGTTCGGGTACGCTGGCCATTGAGGCGGCACTGCTGGCTACCGATAAATGCCCGGGCTTATTCAGGATGAATTACGGCTTTATGCACATTTTAGGGTATGATGAAACCGTGTTTTTTACCGAGCGCCGTAAATTAAAGGATAAGGCAAAAAAAGAAACAAATTTTAAAATTATAGCTACCGATATATCTGCCGACGCCGTTGACATTGCTCAAAAAAATGCAAAAACCGCCGGGGTAGAACATTTAATTGATTTTAACGTTTGTGATTTTGAAGATACCGAAGTGCCCGGAGATGCAGGTGTGGTAATGTTTAACCCCGAATACGGCGAACGTCTGGGCGTACACTCCAAACTGGAAGCTACCTATAAACGTATGGGCGATTTTATGAAAAAGAAATGCCTCGGATACCGCGGCTATATTTTCACGGGCAACCCCGACCTGGCAAAAAAAATAGGTTTGCGCCCGGCACGAAGAATTGAATTTTACAATGGAAAGCTTGATTGCCGCCTATTAGAGTATGAGCTGTATGAAGGCAGCAAAAGAGAACCAAAAGAAGTATAA
- a CDS encoding helix-turn-helix domain-containing protein, with product MKDMLNFKIRAIAANIRNTRENLNYTQEYLAAKLGISQNAYSKIELGYTKITVERLFQIAAILEADVHELIDTEKIVAA from the coding sequence ATGAAAGACATGCTGAATTTCAAGATAAGGGCAATTGCAGCTAACATCAGAAATACAAGAGAAAACCTGAACTATACTCAGGAATACCTGGCTGCCAAACTTGGCATATCACAAAATGCTTACAGCAAAATTGAACTGGGCTATACCAAGATAACTGTTGAACGGCTTTTTCAAATTGCCGCTATTTTAGAAGCCGACGTTCACGAATTAATAGATACTGAGAAAATAGTCGCCGCTTAA
- a CDS encoding HD domain-containing protein, whose product MENNNLIAATAGFVRDTLKNAEGGHDWSHIHRVWTNAKLIAQTEKADPLVVELAALLHDIADSKFHNGDEEIGPTTAGKYLNSMNVDAGIVEHVQQIIRHMSFKSSFDNPAFHSPELAIVQDADRLDAIGAIGIARAFTYGGFKGRELYNPQIKPNLNMSKEEYKNSSAPTINHFYEKLLLLKDKMNTETGKKLAQQRHEFMEAYLQQFYMECGQ is encoded by the coding sequence ATGGAAAACAATAACCTTATTGCTGCAACCGCAGGATTTGTACGGGATACCTTGAAAAATGCAGAAGGCGGCCATGACTGGTCGCATATACACCGCGTATGGACCAACGCCAAATTAATAGCGCAAACAGAAAAGGCCGATCCGCTTGTTGTTGAGCTCGCGGCCCTTCTTCACGATATTGCCGACAGTAAATTCCATAATGGCGACGAGGAAATTGGCCCCACCACTGCAGGTAAATACCTCAATAGCATGAATGTTGATGCCGGAATTGTTGAACATGTGCAGCAAATTATCAGGCACATGTCGTTCAAATCAAGTTTTGATAACCCTGCCTTTCATTCGCCCGAACTGGCTATAGTACAGGATGCCGACCGTCTTGACGCTATTGGTGCCATAGGCATTGCCCGCGCATTCACCTACGGTGGCTTTAAGGGTCGGGAGCTGTATAATCCGCAAATTAAGCCCAATCTGAACATGAGCAAAGAGGAATATAAAAACTCTTCTGCCCCAACCATTAACCATTTTTACGAAAAACTGTTATTACTGAAAGACAAAATGAACACCGAAACGGGCAAAAAACTGGCACAGCAACGTCATGAGTTTATGGAGGCTTATTTACAACAATTCTATATGGAGTGCGGACAGTAA
- a CDS encoding carbohydrate porin, with protein sequence MKKTLSLTVILTGISFFCRAQDTLKQQRFNFHFQQTVITQTKPSFSADYTGANSMITKGETQSSLTTTLFGGARLWKGAEAYFNPELSGGSGLSKTLGAAGFPNGETFRVGAAEPKIYIARLYFTQNFEWGKEKDTLTDDANQLAGLKSKRYFSVTVGKFGMADFYDGNEFSHDPRTQFMNWSLMDNGAWDYPANTRGYVMGVHTELGQPNWTLRFAFTMSTTEANGAIWDAKIGRANTQTLEYERRYTLNGNKGTVRVLAFRNNGKMGVYSQALAINPVNPVVDTNLVYSKHKYGFGISADQYLSKDFGVFAKLSYNDGKTETWYFTEIDRSLSFGGVLKGTSWKRADDELGLAFVANGLSKPHRDYLAAGGYGFIIGDGKLNYSHELIAELYYKINAFQKKFWLTPDYQFILNPAYNKDRGPVNVFSLRAHVEF encoded by the coding sequence ATGAAAAAAACTTTATCACTCACCGTAATTCTAACGGGCATTTCGTTTTTTTGCCGCGCACAGGATACGCTCAAACAGCAGCGTTTTAACTTCCATTTCCAGCAAACGGTAATTACCCAGACTAAGCCCTCCTTTAGTGCCGATTATACCGGAGCAAACAGCATGATTACCAAAGGCGAAACACAAAGTTCGTTAACAACTACCCTTTTTGGGGGTGCTCGGTTATGGAAAGGTGCCGAAGCCTATTTTAACCCTGAACTTTCTGGGGGTTCAGGATTAAGCAAAACATTAGGTGCTGCCGGTTTCCCCAACGGCGAAACTTTTAGGGTGGGTGCCGCAGAACCTAAAATTTATATAGCCCGGTTATATTTTACCCAGAACTTTGAATGGGGTAAAGAAAAAGATACCTTAACCGATGATGCCAATCAATTGGCCGGCCTTAAAAGCAAACGTTATTTTTCTGTAACCGTTGGTAAATTTGGCATGGCCGATTTTTATGATGGCAACGAGTTTAGCCATGATCCGCGCACACAGTTCATGAACTGGTCGTTAATGGATAATGGCGCGTGGGATTATCCCGCAAATACCCGCGGTTACGTAATGGGTGTCCATACCGAATTGGGCCAGCCCAACTGGACTTTAAGATTTGCCTTCACCATGTCAACAACCGAAGCTAACGGTGCTATCTGGGATGCCAAAATAGGCAGGGCCAACACACAGACTTTAGAATATGAACGGCGCTATACCCTTAATGGCAATAAAGGAACCGTACGTGTTTTAGCGTTCAGGAATAATGGCAAAATGGGGGTATACAGCCAGGCGCTTGCTATTAACCCGGTTAATCCTGTTGTTGATACCAACCTCGTATATAGCAAACACAAATATGGCTTCGGCATTAGTGCCGATCAGTATCTGAGTAAGGATTTTGGCGTATTTGCAAAGCTTAGCTATAATGACGGTAAAACAGAAACCTGGTATTTTACTGAAATAGATCGGTCGCTAAGCTTTGGCGGCGTCCTTAAGGGCACTTCATGGAAACGCGCTGATGATGAACTCGGACTTGCATTTGTGGCCAACGGATTATCAAAACCACATCGCGACTACCTGGCCGCCGGTGGCTATGGCTTTATTATCGGCGATGGTAAACTAAATTATAGTCATGAACTTATTGCCGAATTGTATTATAAGATAAATGCTTTTCAAAAGAAATTCTGGCTCACCCCCGATTACCAGTTTATCCTAAACCCGGCTTACAATAAAGACCGCGGCCCCGTGAATGTGTTTTCGCTAAGGGCACATGTGGAGTTTTAA
- a CDS encoding UbiA family prenyltransferase, with protein sequence MKLKQLIPTRSALAHLRFVFSVFLLPVYLFALSQADAVNTAQALLIFFIWHLLAFPASNGYNSYFDRDEESIALLAKPPEVDISLYYFSILLEAVAFLIGFLINWEFAFAVLLYGIMSKLYSHPATRLKKYPIISFLTVFFFQGAFIYFTTYSALTGLSLFRHWDIGFVIAGGICSCLIGASYPLTQIYQHAEDSRRGDRTLSLLLGYKGSFIFSGLLFATGIALSWYYWHLAGMMLNFYFFLLCALPIFLFFNYWFYKVGQSTENANFKNAMRMNFLSSACMLIYFGVLAIMG encoded by the coding sequence ATGAAACTAAAACAGCTTATACCTACCCGCTCGGCATTGGCCCATCTGCGCTTTGTGTTTTCTGTTTTTTTATTGCCGGTATATCTTTTTGCGCTTAGTCAGGCTGATGCGGTTAACACTGCTCAGGCACTGCTTATATTTTTTATTTGGCATTTGCTGGCTTTCCCGGCTAGTAACGGATATAATAGTTATTTTGACCGTGATGAAGAAAGTATTGCCCTTTTAGCTAAACCGCCTGAGGTAGATATAAGTTTGTACTATTTTTCGATATTGCTGGAAGCTGTGGCCTTTTTAATTGGGTTTTTAATTAACTGGGAGTTTGCCTTCGCCGTACTGCTATATGGTATCATGTCAAAATTATACAGCCACCCGGCCACTCGATTAAAGAAATACCCAATTATTAGTTTCCTTACGGTTTTCTTTTTTCAAGGGGCGTTTATATATTTTACCACCTATTCGGCTTTAACAGGATTAAGCCTGTTTAGGCATTGGGATATTGGGTTTGTGATAGCCGGAGGAATTTGCTCTTGTTTAATAGGTGCTTCATATCCCTTAACACAGATTTACCAGCATGCGGAGGATAGCCGCCGCGGCGACCGGACGCTGAGTCTACTGTTGGGTTATAAGGGCTCTTTTATTTTTTCGGGATTATTATTTGCAACTGGGATAGCCTTGTCATGGTACTACTGGCATTTAGCAGGCATGATGCTGAACTTTTACTTTTTTTTGCTTTGCGCGCTGCCCATATTCTTGTTTTTTAATTATTGGTTTTACAAAGTGGGCCAGTCAACAGAAAATGCCAATTTTAAAAACGCCATGCGCATGAATTTTTTAAGCTCGGCTTGTATGTTAATTTATTTTGGTGTGCTGGCTATAATGGGGTGA